A genome region from Columba livia isolate bColLiv1 breed racing homer chromosome 2, bColLiv1.pat.W.v2, whole genome shotgun sequence includes the following:
- the AGR3 gene encoding anterior gradient protein 3, producing MLHSTLALSLLLIAVSSNLAMAIKKEKRIPQTLSRGWGDEITWVQTYEEGLYQAKKSNKPLMVIHHLEDCQYCQALKKAFAENEEIQEMAQNNFVMLNLMHETTDKNLSPDGQYVPRIMFVDPSLTVRADITGRYSNRLYTYEPQDIPFLIENMKKALRLIQTEL from the exons ATGCTCCATTCAACATtggccttgtccctcctgctaATTGCAGTCTCTTCCAACCTTGCAATGGcaatcaaaaaggaaaaaagaataccTCAAACACTGTCAAGAG GATGGGGAGATGAAATTACCTGGGTACAAACTTACGAAGAAGGGCTTTATCAAGCAAAAAAAAG taacaaGCCACTGATGGTAATTCATCACTTGGAAGACTGTCAATACTGCCAAG CACTGAAGAAAGCTTttgcagaaaatgaagagatACAGGAAATGGCCCAAAATAACTTCGTTATGTTGAACCTCATG CATGAAACCACAGATAAAAACCTGTCACCTGATGGACAATATGTGCCTCGAATCATGTTTGTAg accCATCTCTCACAGTAAGAGCTGATATCACAGGAAGATACTCCAACCGGCTTTACACTTACGAACCACAAGACATACCGTTCT taataGAGAACATGAAGAAAGCACTACGCCTCATTCAGACGGAGCTGTAA